Proteins found in one Venturia canescens isolate UGA chromosome 8, ASM1945775v1, whole genome shotgun sequence genomic segment:
- the LOC122414921 gene encoding diphthine methyltransferase: MFTTLDSFDTEYSADSVEWCPAEGFKDLFVCGTYQLVPGEEDNSSGSKSQKIQTRLGKIYLFRVILDGKLQLEQTLETAAVLDMKWAHRHFHGEILLGVVNSIGFLQIFRLSSDCTPEIKLITEIRIRECEDEILALSLDWNTARWIENSTENIQIAVSDSKGAISLYSFDGQKLELCAVKKLHEFEAWITAFDYWSTNVIYSGGDDSKFHRLDSRMGLESTASNKKHGAGVTSIHSNATREFSLATGSYDEILRLWDTRNLRAPISETNLQGGIWRLKWDPHNHKYLLAACMYGGFRGIDCSDESAPQILAEYNEHESIAYGCDWSFLNDTCLSSKILGESPKNIVLVATCSFYDHTLKISSLKLGDA; the protein is encoded by the exons ATGTTTACGACATTGGATAGCTTTGATACAGAATACTCAGCCGATTCTGTAGAATGGTGTCCGGCGGAAGGTTTTAAAGATTTGTTTGTATGCGGAACTTACCAACTGGTTCCGGGTGAAGAAGACAACAGCAGTGGCTCAAAATCCCAAAAAATCCAGACACGTCTTgggaaaatttatttgtttcgTGTAATCCTTGATGGCAAGTTGCAGTTGGAACAAACTTTAGAAACTGCAGCAGTGCTCGACATGAAATGGGCGCACAGACATTTTCATGGGGAAATTCTGCTCGGCGTTGTTAATTCTATTGGATTTttgcaaatatttcgtttgAGTTCTGACTGTACTccagaaataaaattaataacagAGATTCGGATTCGCGAGTGCGAGGACGAAATTTTAGCTCTTTCCCTGGACTGGAATACAGCCCGAtggattgaaaattcaactgaaaatattcaaattgctgTGAGCGATTCCAAAGGTGCCATTTCCCTTTATTCATTCGATGGCCAAAAACTTGAACTTTGCGCTGTCAAGAAATTACATGAATTCGAAGCATGGATCACTGCTTTTGATTACTGGTCTACAAACGTTATTTATTCAG GAGGTGATGACAGCAAATTTCATCGACTCGATTCTAGAATGGGACTCGAGTCAACGGCCTCAAACAAAAAGCATGGAGCAGGAGTAACGAGCATACATTCGAACGCTACGAGAGAATTCTCTTTAGCGACTGGAAG TTACGACGAAATACTGAGACTGTGGGATACGCGGAATCTTCGTGCTCCGATTTCGGAGACAAATCTTCAAGGTGGAATATGGCGGCTAAAATGGGACCCTCATaatcataaatatttattggcAGCTTGTATGTATGGTGGATTTCGTGGAATCGATTGTTCCGACGAATCTGCACCGCAAATTCTCGCCGAATATAACGAGCACGAGAGCATAGCTTACGGCTGCGACTGGTCGTTTTTAAATGATACTTGTCTGAGCTCTAAAATTCTTGGCGAATCaccaaaaaatatcgttttagTAGCGACATGTTCGTTTTACGATCACACGTTGAAAATATCGAGTTTGAAGCTCGGCGATGCATAG
- the LOC122414373 gene encoding shootin-1-like codes for MPKVKKKSYLQKVKEMRDYRRQKLMSETAEERALRLYTSAERMKNVRAKETEEQAALRRMQEAQRMARHRAKKKRCLDENLAREISKIAELSKKPDAATFAQMSEMNMNKISAELKQMMERGKVPEHIVQMAQLAEFSKMTEFNKMSQDMAKRYEMEKMAEYAKNTEYMKMQEIAKMSEIAKMNEMVKLSEMAKYNDMNKMNEIAKMNEMMKMSQMVKMNEVQRMNEIAKLNEMVKMSEMAKYNSDIAQINEMAKEIVKMNEKTKMNEMIKMANMQNDITKMPEYSKMAEMAKLTELAKLNEITITKLNDPPPPPPPPPAPKQQQEIQRIPEPVITVPNPRNLQNVQTVQAAQASPSSTINFPSVPGQGKYAQLLVIIEELGRDIRLSYAGSRSAAERLKMGIQHARILVRECLLETEHNARQ; via the coding sequence ATGCCAAAGGtcaagaaaaaatcatatctgcAGAAGGTGAAGGAAATGCGAGATTACAGAAGACAAAAACTAATGTCTGAAACGGCGGAAGAACGTGCACTTAGACTTTACACGTCTGCGGAGAGGATGAAAAACGTGAGGGCTAAAGAGACGGAAGAACAAGCAGCCCTCAGAAGAATGCAAGAAGCTCAGAGGATGGCGAGGCACCGAGCCAAGAAGAAGCGTTGCCTGGacgagaatttggcacgcgaGATATCAAAAATAGCAGAACTCTCAAAAAAGCCGGACGCTGCGACGTTTGCACAAATGAGTGAAATGAACATGAACAAAATATCGGCAGAGCTGAAGCAGATGATGGAGCGAGGCAAGGTGCCGGAGCACATTGTACAAATGGCCCAACTCGCAGAGTTCAGTAAAATGACAGAGTTCAATAAAATGAGTCAGGACATGGCGAAGAGATACGAGATGGAAAAGATGGCGGAATACGCCAAGAACACAGAGTACATGAAGATGCAAGAAATCGCAAAAATGTCGGAGATCGCGAAGATGAACGAGATGGTGAAATTGTCAGAAATGGCCAAATACAACGATATGAATAAAATGAACGAAATTGccaaaatgaatgaaatgatgaaaatgtcACAAATGGTTAAAATGAACGAAGTTCAGCGTATGAACGAGATCGCTAAACTCAACGAAATGGTCAAAATGTCAGAGATGGCCAAGTACAACAGTGACATTGCTCAGATCAACGAGATGGCCAAGGAAATAGTTAAAATgaatgagaaaacaaaaatgaacgaaatgataaaaatggcCAATATGCAAAACGACATTACAAAAATGCCGGAATATTCGAAAATGGCGGAAATGGCGAAACTCACAGAACTCGCCAAGCTCAATGAAATCACCATCACGAAGCTCAACGACCCACCGCCTCCACCCCCGCCGCCGCCCGCTCCGAAACAACAGCAGGAAATCCAGAGAATCCCCGAACCAGTTATCACCGTGCCAAACCCGAGAAATTTACAGAATGTACAAACCGTACAAGCCGCTCAAGCGAGCCCCTCGAGTACCATCAACTTTCCGTCTGTGCCTGGCCAAGGCAAATACGCTCAGTTGCTCGTTATCATCGAGGAACTTGGACGCGACATTCGTCTTTCATACGCCGGTAGTCGCAGCGCTGCCGAACGTCTCAAAATGGGAATTCAACACGCAAGGATTCTCGTTCGCGAGTGTCTTCTCGAGACCGAGCACAATGCTCGACAATGA
- the LOC122414377 gene encoding uncharacterized protein, with amino-acid sequence MNESTRWTRCEESEGVTNGTSNVYPVDNRKRGRRGSTRPHETEEEAIIRRFHDAQRMAKFRAKKRKAVEEAKAMDASKLSEIALISELKRRNVAFQITKTPVSTPYQNKPKTQEPIKRETSLATISLVNGKSKYSQLLSVIEELGRDIKLSYAGSKSSAEKLKMGIVQARTLVRDCLLETEVNSRQ; translated from the coding sequence aTGAACGAGAGCACGCGGTGGACAAGGTGCGAAGAGTCCGAAGGAGTGACGAACGGCACGAGCAACGTTTATCCCGTGGACAATagaaaaagaggaaggagAGGATCGACCAGACCTCACGAGACCGAGGAAGAAGCCATCATAAGGAGATTCCACGATGCTCAAAGAATGGCGAAATTTCGAGCCAAAAAGAGGAAAGCAGTGGAAGAGGCGAAGGCCATGGACGCTTCGAAATTGTCAGAAATCGCTTTGATCTCCGAACTGAAGAGACGCAACGTCGCCTTCCAAATCACCAAAACCCCAGTTTCCACGCCATATCAAAACAAACCAAAAACTCAGGAACCCATAAAAAGAGAAACTTCACTCGCCACTATTTCACTGGTCAACGGTAAAAGCAAATATTCACAGCTGTTGTCGGTCATCGAAGAACTCGGGAGAGACATCAAGTTGTCTTATGCCGGGAGTAAaagttccgctgaaaaattaaaaatgggcATCGTCCAAGCGAGAACGCTAGTCAGAGATTGCCTTTTAGAGACAGAAGTCAATTCCCGACAATAA